tattataattataagagtaattataaataattttttcaatttttttgtaaataatttttatttattctataaatatataattttattataaatagttattttaatttaaaagataattaaattaaaaatatagtaaaaaaataattaaattaaactaaatatcacttcaaaataaaatgagtaaaacaactattttaagtaaaaaactattatttaaggaataaaatttaaatttaaatatgtatactaaaatggaaattttccttcttttttaaatatataatagcaTAGATAATATAGATTTCAAAtcactttaataaaatttagtaagTAAAATCCGACAATTAAAACTGAAGTTAAGATTTATTTTGGCATAAGTAGCCTCTTTCTAACCATTTTATCTCCGATCCCGACATAAGTAAGAAGCCAAATACAGAACTAACATTATTTGCTCAGTATATCTTTCTAAGTTTGTAAGACATATTCTGTCTCAGAGAAATCGTTGCAATTGACCTGCATACATAGCCTGTGCCTGAGAACTGAGAAAGTAAATTAAGAATTtccctttatatatatataaagtaaataattgaAGTGAAGATTAAGATAAACGAAAAGAAGTGGTCCGAATTGATTTGAGTCTCACCTGCCTCTACCTCACAACCCCCAACATCAGCCATAACTTCAAGAGGGTCCCTTCTCTGCCTCAACATTCAGAGGAATTGATGTACCAATACACTACAACAGTTCCTATGCCCTAAAacaagtgaaaaatgaaaaaaaagacaaactTTCTCTCCAATCTCATTCTCACCCAACTACCCTCTTTCTAGTTCTTTCAGCCTTCTCCTCCACATTAATTGGAATTGGGTTTTTCGCTATATTTCTTTCTGGGTAGTTCTTCTTCATAGCATTGGACTGTGCTGATCTATCACTGTTATTGAAGCTATGAACTCTCCACTTCATGCCCCTTCATCATcagcatcttcttcttcttcttcctcccatGTGCTTCGTCCTCCTCCAGGCCTCACTCATGCTTCTCGTAACCTCAAGAATCCTCTGTAAGTGTTCCACTTTTCATGATTCTGATGCTTTTGTATTTTTCTGTTCTGTCTGACCTATGTTTTTCTTATCCAACACCTTTTCCGTTTCATCCCTGTAACGGATTCTTAGCGTGACTTGAATTGGAGTTAATTAATCAGAATCACAGTAAAGAGTGTCCGttctaaattttaagttatTGGTACTGGCATTTATAAGAAGGATTGTCggacaattttttataaataatgaaaatgccATTTCTCGGATAATGATGCAGGTATGCAAGATTATGATTTACTCTTTGGATGTTGCTACTTAAGCTTAATTGTAGAGTGGAGTTTAACTTTACTTAAATGAATTGTTTACCTGAGGAAATATCCTTAGAATCAAGCACTCTTTGTTTCCTTTCAAGTTTATTGTCCGTGAACACAAAATTTCGCAGATTTAAACTTTAGTTGCATTTTTCCCCTGAAAGCTGCAAACTGCTACACTTTATTCCAAACATTTTTTATGTGGATAATTTATTTGCGGCATTGAGTTGCACATCAAAGTCCAACTTTTCTTGGTCTTCTAAACTTCAATATGATCATATTTGACACCTTTTACAAAAGTGTGTAACCTTTGGGTCAAATTTGTTACTAAAAATGTCAAGATTAACACCAAAgtatgtaacttttttttatgttcataGGTTGTTGCCACACACAATCTCTACCTCTCAGAAGAAGTATCGCTGCTTTGGAGCTCATATAGAGgcttcttttaatattattccCTTGAAAAATTACAAATCGTTCAGAAGTTCTCCATGGTGGTCTGAAGCACAATCCCCGGTTTCTAACCAATCACTCAACAAACAGTTGTTCTCAGTAGGATCTTTAGCAACTTCTACGTCTCAAGATGTTTCTGATACAACTCGTATTGGTGATGATAAGATTGGAGTGTTGCTGTTAAACCTTGGAGGTCCAGAGACTCTAGAAGATGTGCAGCCTTTTTTGTTTAACCTTTTTTCCGACCCGGTAATACACTTGGTTTTACACACTTTGCATTTGAGCTGTCATTTGTTATCCTTCAGTCCCTTTAGGTTGATAGTAACTTGAAACTATGAATTCTTTATTGTTTGATATTATGTACAATAACACAGGATATAATACGATTGCCAAGGATATTTAGTTTTCTTCAAAAGCCATTGGCCCAATTTGTATCGATTGTAAGGGCCCCAAAGAGTAAAGAAGGCTATGCTTCCATCGGTGGTGGCTCTCCTCTCAGACGTATGACTGATGCACAGGCATGACTCTTCCTATCAATTTGTTTCTTTTCCGATATGACATATTTTATAGTCAAATTTGTAAATAGGCATTGGATACTTCCAATTTCTATTTCCACAAATTGATCTGATTATATTTGAGAGGGAGTTGAGCTGTGTATATTTACCATATATGAAATTTGTCTCTTGCCAATTTTCTCAACTTCAGGTTATGTAAGGCGAAAGAACAGCacaaaagtatataaaaaaatttcagagGTTTCTAGAAATCAATGTCATGTGCATTTCAATTTCATTCAgctattgtatttataaattataattaatatatgtggATACTGTTAGAGTAGAATTTTTTTTCCGGTAGGTACTTTAAGTTACTAACTTGGACAAGGTTATACTGTCACCTCATCTTTAATAATTTTCCAACCAACTAAATCAAGGTTTGCAAATTTCAGTGATCCATTTAGATTTTACAATCAATTTATAATGCTATGGGATACATTACATAATCATTCCCTTAAATGGGTACTTTTGTTTGACTCTATTAGTTTCCTAGTAGTCCTGGTTCATCTAATGAGCTCCTTCACAGGCTGAAGAGTTGAGAAACTCTCTTTGGGAAAAGAATGTCCCAGCTAAAGTATATGTCGGAATGCGTTACTGGCATCCTTTCACTGAAGAAGCTATTGAGCAGGTAGTTCATGATGTAAACTGCAAAAGAATTTGCTTAAGATCATGCCATTGGTGGATTCTCTTCCCTATTATTGTCCTTCAATCTGAGTTAAAAGATGTAGCTCTATGCTTCATATTCTAAAAGGAAGCTTGCAACATTTCAAAGGGTTGCTTGAAGCAATTGTCTTTGATAATGAATTATTGGGCAGCTTCCATGTAtccaatgtgttctatccttgtGAAGTTATGTCTTTGCCAATACCAATTAAATCTGACTCCTAAACCTTTTACAAAGATTTTCAATAATTAGCTTGAAATGTTTTCTTGTCTCTTTATACTGTAAGCAAGTGAGCACACATTCACATACTTGTGTGAACAAAAGTGTTGAGCTCTGATTAGCAAAGAAAGAATAAATGATAATAGTATTGAAAATAAATCTTAAAGAATCAtgacattttattaaaatcgtGAGAACTTTTGGATTGATATTTATCATTTATCCTTTTTGTGATTTCTTGCCTACCTgattgtaattaatttattccTTCAAATATATTGTGTAGATTAAAAGGGATGGAATTACAAAGCTTGTTGTTCTTCCACTTTATCCTCAATTCTCAATCTCAACCAGTGGATCAAGCCTACGTCTGCTGGAGAATATATTCCGGTgattactgaaaaaaaaatctcatttattatacttcaaatatataaactatCTAACTTTCTGTTATATTGTGAATTATTGTTGGTTCTTCAGAGATGATGAATATCTAGTCAACATGCAGCACACAGTAATACCATCATGGTATCAGCGTGAAGGATACATAAAGGCCATGgcaaatttaattgaaaaagagCTGAAGAGTTTTGACTGCCCTGAGGAGgttcaacaattttttaatctcttaaatTTAAACTACTTATAAAAAAGGGCATGGTTCCTTGACTTATTttacaattcaaatcttgaccGTTGGGTAACAGATTGGCAAACTAACTATGCTTGATTTCATCAGACTTTTAAGATAGATTATACTTTGTTTTATTGAGATTGCTCTGTTGAAAACTATTGTTATTACTCTATATCTTCGTTTGGCATTGCTGAGAAGTATATTTCCTGCAATTTAGTTTGATAGGGCAAACTATGGTTTAGGAAAGTATAATTCTGTATCGGGAAGTTATTAGGtagttgtttttatattaattcgGGATTAGGCAGTTATAGGTTATGATATGGCAGTTATAGTGATATAGACTTTTAAAAAGACCATAAAAATTAAGTCATCAGATTGTTATTGTTGATGTTTTGAAGGAGGAAACTTTCTGTTAGTGTGAACCCTTGTATCTGATGATGTTTGTACTTAAATCTAGCCTAAAAATCAACTTATTTCTATAAGTCAGTATTCGTGTGTGCTCAACAAATGGTCGGACCTTGTTTCTTATGTAAGTATGAAACCAGGCAGAATGAAACGCAATTACAACAGGTGCAAGTTCTGCGATTGTAATTCACAAAAATTTGTGTTTTAGAAACTGTGGCACTTGGATTTTAGCTTATCATGGGCGGGTTGGAAGGAGGGAACAAGGTTTTTTTGAGAAGTAACAATgaggaagaagtagaattcaAAGTTTAACTGATGGAACCTGATGTGAACTCCATTTGCACAAGGACTGATTTAAGATTTTTAGGGTTAGAACCTTGTaggaaatttggaaaattagtGAGAAGGTTGACAGTATTTTAGAAACGTCGATATCTGAGCTATAGAACTCCGATTGGGGTGATTCCAAAACAAGGTGAAAGTCCACGTTCTAAACTTCAATTTAGGCTCAAGAATCACTTAATTTGGACATGTAGAATGAAAATAATGACTACGAGATAAACCTGGACAAAATTATGAAAGGTGGAAGGAAAGAATCACTCTTTCCAAGTGAGGCAAAACACAAAGGATGAGAAAGTTCTTTGATACAGCCAAAGCTTCTTGAATCACTCAAGAACTTACGAGAATCACTCTCACTGAGATAAAAGAGTTAAAACTCTAATATTTCTGCATAAAACTtcacttgtttttcttttgatgAAAATGGTTCAGCTTATTAAAAGCTTTAGCCATCAGAATTACAAAAGAGTTAATGGCTGATTGCAATTGAAATGTGGCAACCAAAAGTCACCCAAAAGCATTCATCTTTGAATCCTTTTGGTCTTCCAAAGGCTGATGACTAAGTGGCTAATTGGGCCTTTATTACAACTtcaaataaaaccaaaataaagtCCATTAATTGATTAACCCAAAACATAATTGGTCAGCCAATTTTACAAAGGATTGAGCCATTATTTAAACAAACTACTTACTTTAAAATTGCAGCAAAGTGGCATGTTCCCATCATTGGTTGGATTCACATCATACCCTCCTTCGAGAAGATCCTACCCGTATCTTTAGGCTTTATTTTACTACtagttttattaaaagtttattgTGTCCTTGTAAAGGACTTTACTTTTTCACAACTTGAAACTAATTCTCGTCCTCTAGGATGAAATACAACTTGAATAAATATAGATTTGTTCCTTTCAAATGGTTGCAATCCGTGGAGCACCTCCCTTACCAACACTCCCTCACCACTCCCTCACCTTCATATGTAACAACAAATAACTCCATGTGCTCTATTTCATCAAGGGACTACATGCATAATAAAGCACTACGAAAAGCTTCCTTTTCAGACATGGGAGTTGGTGTATTTCATTCATGTGCCCATCCTTTTGTTCATGTAAATGACACCacaaatagaagaagaaaaatcattgaCAAATAAACTTTTCGTGTTGTGTTTCTctagttctttttctttttcttcattttctcttctttctttttctctcattctttcttcactctcttttgcttctttttctattatttatttttctattttctcctTTTAGCCTATGTTGATCCTTAGTGACTTGTCCTGGTGTCATAAATTTCAACTTAATTTTATGCCCCTCATGCCTCAAATAAAGCAAGCGTTCATCAAGAATGAATGTTTTGAAACGAAGTCATGACCATCCTAAAAGAAGATGACAAGAGTCCATGGGAGCGATATCACATAATACATCTTGCACACACTGCCATGTAGTGAATCTGATCCCTGCTTGATTTAGATGAGAGCTTGTTGGTAAATGGAGTTTCTCCACCAATCTTTGGCTCACAACATTGTTGGCGCTTCCATAATCATATGCAACTAAACATGGGTGACCTTCAATTAAACACCTTGTATAGAAAACTTCCATCACCATTCCAAACCCAGAGCCGAAGCTCTAATACCAAATGATGTGAACCCCATTTGCACAATGATTGCTTTAGGATCTTTAGAATTTGAACCTTGTaggaaatttggaaaattagaGAGAAGGTTGACACTATTTTAGAAACGTTGATATCTTGAGCTATAAAACTCCGATTCGGGTGATTCCAAAACGAGGTGAAAATTCATGTTCTAAACTTCAATTTAGGCTCAAGAATTGCTTAATTTGAACACATAGAACGAAAGTTATTACTACGAGATCAACCTGCACAGAATTGTGAAAGGTGGAAGGAAAGAATCACTCATTCCAAGGGAGGCAACACACAAAGGAAGGGAAAGTCCTTTCATACAGTTAAGGGTTCTTGAATCACTCAAGAACTTAGGAAATTACTCTCACTGAGATAAAAGAGTTAAAACTCTAATATTTCTGCATAAAActtctcttgtttttttttttgtcgaaATTGGTTCAgcttattaaaattaaaaaagagttaATGGCTGATTGTAACTGAAATGTGGCAACCAAAAGTCACTCAAAAGCATTCAGCTTTGCATCTTTTTGGTCTTTCAAAGGCTGATGACTAAGTGGCCAATTGGGCCCGTATTACAACctgaaataaaaccaaaataaatctCATTAATTGATTAACCCAAAACATAATTTGGTCAACCAATTTTACAAAGGATTGGGccattttttaaacaaactaattaaaaacTGCAGAAAAGTGGTGCGTCCCCATCATTGGATTCACATCAGAACCAAACTTAAATGTTTAACTGCAAAGGACAGTTTCCTTATTTAAGCCTTTAAGGATGAGGCTGCTTCTGTACTGGGAGGCATTGATAAGTAAAAATCTGATTTAAGCTGTTACAATTCTGCATTAATAAGTTGAGGcaataatttcaatattaatttcaGATTAGGGAGACATAGGGTATGATTTAGCAAATATAGTGGTATATAAGTTGTGTAATAGACTTGTAAAAAGAGAAATTAAGGTGTTAGATTGTCATTTCCAGTGTTTTGGAGAAGGAAACTCGCTAGGGGGAAACCCTGTGTTTGTTTACAATGTACTCAAATTTAGCTTAAAAACCAGATCATTTCTATACTTTAATCAGAATCCAGTGTTTGTTTATTCAGTCCAGCATATTTGCACTTGTTTCTGTGTTTGCATGAGTCCAAGTAATTCATGCTTGTTGCAGGTCATGATATTCTTCAGTGCACATGGGGTGCCTCTGGCCTATGTTGAAGAGGCTGGTGATCCATACAAGGTTGAAATGGAGGAATGTGTGGATTTGATCATGGAAGAACTCGAGACGAGAAAGATAACTAATGCCTACACCCTTGCTTATCAGGtaactcctttttgtttttcagcACTTTATTCTCTCTAAGTTCTGATTtctattactttttcttttttagatttTCTACTAAAATGCGGTTATATTGCCCTCACCCAAATCATAATTGGAAATTCTCAGTTGAGTGATTCGCTAGgcaataatattcaaaatagaTCGTCATGTTCACCAACGCTCCCATAAAGAAAGCtccttgggagaatttctttaCAATTAGTCCGTCTGTCTGTCTTCAAACATGCCATCTTTTGATACCCTAGATCTGGGCACTTCTTTTAGGTTTAGAATTTCTTTTTCTGGATTTCTAACAGTTGGATATAATATGTTGTTACAGAGTAGAGTTGGACCAGTGGAATGGTTAAGACCCTATACAGATGAGACCATAATTGAACTCGGAAAAAAAGGAGTGAAAAGTCTGCTGGCTGTTCCAATTAGgtaaatatactattttagtTTACTCCTATCTTTCTTTATCTTCTCCACCTCTTTTCTTTGCTTCTCCCCATGCACATTGTTAACCCCGGCTTAATTCACAGCTTTGTCAGTGAGCACATTGAAACTCTAGAAGAAATTGATGTCGAATACAAAGAATTGGCTCTAGAATCTGGTATACAAAATTGGGGGCGTGTTCCTGCTCTAGGATGTGAACCTACTTTCATTTCTGATTTGGCAGATGCTGTCATTGAGAGTCTCCCATATGTTGGTGCCCTGGCAGCCTCAGACCTTGAAGCTCGACAGGTACTCTGTTGAACACccatataaatttatgtttcatattCTAGATGAAAATCTGCATGGCTTCTGGAAAACGGGTAGATGTCACTGGAAGCACCAGTTAAGAGTCACATAAGTTGTAGTCCTGTAAAAGGAGGTAAAGGAAGATtaagaataattataaaatattattaaaagggatattgtggtaaatgaatattattaagaataattataaaatattattaaaagtatcTCCTGAGAATTTAGTTTTTAACTGAACCTCACGGCTTTTTGTGATTCATGTAATCAAAATGAGAAAAGactgttgttattatttttatttattattatattcatgGTGGAAGTATTTCATTCAGTGTTCTTTTAAGCATTATTGAAAACTGACAGAATTTTCCGTAGATTTATTGATGATCTATTTTGTAGCTATATAGTTTCATCTTATAATCTGATTGAAAGTTTGCGCTCTTTGTCAGTCCCTTGTTCCACTGGGAAGTGTAGAAGAGTTATTGGCAGCATATGATACACAACGCAAGGAGTTGCCACCACCAGTTTTAGTGTGGGAATGGGGTTGGACAAAAAGTGCTGAAACTTGGAATGGAAGATTAGCAATGTTGGCTGtgcttcttcttttgttttttgaagTCACTACAGACAAGGGTTTGCTGCACCAATTCGGAATATGGCCCTCGCTTAGGTGAATGAAGAATCACCATGTGCCCTCTAAAGACAAGATTTAGTTGGGTTCAGTTTTGATTCTTTGTCAGTACATGGCTTTTTATACTACAGTCAAATCATGTTCTTAACACAGTTTTCGAGTAGTTTTTATCATAGTCAAGCTACACTTTACAATGTGTTAATGCATGATTAGAGTAGTGTAAAAGGGTCTTGACAGTGGATCAATTTATATCCATTCAGTTTTGCTtgtatttcaataatttaagcATCATATGCTTCTGAGATCCAAGGCATGCACCCAGGAGTTCTCAAATGCAGCTTAGGCACTATATTTGAGGATTGAGACGGGAGAGAAAATTTGTATCCTACACTGTTTTTGTATCTATTGTGGAAAACTGACTTACATGAGTTGGAAAACTAAGCTGTTGTAGATGATGAGCAGTTGAGGCAATAACAAATTCTTGTGTGAAGTGGGAACTCATCGGAGAACACTAGCAGCTGTTATGTTTGCCAAGATCAACAGAAGAGATTCTGTAAAAGGTGATGAAATTCTTGTTCAATTCTTTGCACCTGGACCAGACACAAGCACTGATCACATGTAGCAAAACTTAACGAAGAAAGTTTAGGAAAAACGGATATCGCCTCATCTGAGTAACTCTCTACAAGCTTTGATGATGAACACTACCGTTTACAGATGAACAGTCTTTTTAGTAAAGTTACAGTTTCTGCAGGGCTTTCAAATGTTTAAAGTTTCTGCTTgagttcaattaaaaaaaatactagttAAGGTGATACTAAAGTTGCTACATAGAGTAAGATTGGAGGATAATAAATGGAAACCAAGGAACAAAGTGGAGCGgaaatggaaataaaaaataatggagACATCTTCACTCGCTTCTCTTTCACTGCCTGACACATTAAGGGTGTATTAAGAGAAAAATCACCTTTTCAAAAATGTgtattttgttataatataaaaagttatctTATAATGCTTTCAGTATTTTACTActacttaattaaaaaacaaaaattaacttgaCCAGTTTCCATTTTATTGGACGTTTTACTTCGATTAAATCAGTTACAATTATCACAGCTAGTTTCTGGCATGAAACTATAAATATACACATCAAATCGAAAGACAAATCTGCAACGGAAGCAAGCAATTGTAGCTAGTTTTGAATGTAGGTTTCACCGTAGTTAAATAAAAAGGCAAACATGTACGAACAAGTAAAAGTTGTGTTTAAAGGTTTTTAGAAGGTTCCATGGGAAGAAAAACTGTAGTTTCTAGAAACCAgggaaagttaaaaaaaatgttataacaCTTGCACCTGAAACTCACAAACTCAGGTCACGGCACATAATCAGATAACATAATTACAAGTAATTTGTAAACTGAAGCAGATGTGGTTTCCCTTTTTGTTTCCCTCCTATCTCCATACTCACCAAGACTGAATGAGAAATCACCAATTCCTCACAACAGCTTCAATAATACCAACTCCAAATgtagataaaaatgaaaagaaaatataaagattcGGTTGTGAAGAGATCATTCACTAAAATCAAAGCTTCCACTCTGAGAGCTGCTGCCATTACGACTATGCAAGGAGAGGCCTCTCATGTGGCCAGACAAATTAGAGCCATCCTTGTTTTCCTGAAAAAACTTCTCCCTCTCAACATGCTTTGCAGGTGGTGGTGGAATTGCCACATGATTAGAAACATCGCCATTCTGTTTTGGCCGTGGTGGTGGGATCACAACAGGCGGAGATCGAGTGTCGGCTTCAAGGGATGGTGGGATCACAACAGGTGGAGATCGAGTTTCAGCATCTCGAAATTGTGGCTCTATTGAGAGTGGTCTTATTAGTGGACGATTGAGTCTCTCCCCAAGTAAACCCAAGGGAGGGTTGTCGGTTTCTGTCTCCTCATCTTCAGGTCTTGCACAAGCCTTTCCCTTACGTAATCTACAAGGAATTAGCCAAACAGAGATTAAGAATTTGGAATATTCAGTATCATCCTACATTACAAAAGTGTAATAAGTTGAATTCCAAAACCAGGGAAGGCACCTTCGGACTAACTGTTCAggctcctcttcttcctctgctTCCTCATGGTTGAACCGAGTTGCTGTTGCTGTAGCTCTGCCAGCAAGAAGATCATCATGTCTTGCGAGAACTTTCTGAAGTTGCTCATTCAATTCAATTGCCCGAGATACTATCCTTTCATCTCTGCAAAAGACCAATGCAAAACCAGTTTAAGGAACAAATTAAccatataatgataataaataactGGGTTGTGCATGcacaaatatataaacatttggAAAATTACAAGGAAAAAACTTCTTGCTAAAGGTTATTCTAGTCTACGAATAATTAACTACTCAACTCATTGAGTATTAGTTACTGACTAGAAATGTTCAATGACTTCTTTCTTAATAAAACTACAAATGTTCTGTGATTATATGTATATCCATTGTGGGTTTCCCATATAAGTCTACATGCACATGTTCATCCAAGGTTCTGGTCTCGCCCGCTTTGAATACGTGTAAGGTACAGTTGGTATGagtatatattattaaacaatattaacAAAGTTTACTCAACTTTCTATTTTGGGTTCGCTAGTTAGTATAGGATGAGtgtcaaacaaaaaaaatcttagaTTAGAGCTACCAATACACTAGAAGCAAAGGCATCgaaagaaattaataaagagaaagatgaaGCAGCCTACCGAGAAGCCATCACAAGATGCATAACCCTTTGCTTTTGAAAAGAACATTGTTCTACAAGGTCAAGGGTGAATTCATCCCTTGCTCCctacaaaagaaaacaattacaaaGTAAGAGTTAGAATGGAATTACTTTTAGATTCTAAAACTCACTCTCGGGTTGGGAGTCACCTGAGGATTTTGAGCATCAACAGCATCCAGGACCTCTTTTAGTACTTCTAATGCATTGCTAGCCTTTTGAATAATGCTACAAAAGACATGTAAATTAAAATGAGATATTGATAGGTTTCCGAACAAGAAACCTGATCAAGAACTCCCTCTCAACCTCTCACAACAAAGATACCGAGAAGAATGAAAAGAATCTGGTATTATTCACAAAGAATAGTCTGTACAATCAACATACAGGGACATAATCCCCTTCACAGGTCTAAGGCCTGTCAACAATCAAAGTCTCAAAAGTCCCCTTCCAACTAAACAAACAActatttatacattatttttccCGCCCTTCTCTAACTGTTATAAACAGTTAGATCATTAAAGCTAATtagtcttcttctttctctcgtAAACTATCCATCTCTTCTCATTCCTATCATTACCCGCCACCTGAAGctcaaccttgtccccaaggttaaAGTCGGGGTATTGTTCCCTGATAGTAACTTCATCCTCCCATGTTGCCCCGTCCTGACCTCCTTCCTGCCATTCAATTAACAACTGGGGCACCATTCCTTCTCCACTTTAGGTCTGCCTTCTTCCCAGAATTCGGACTGGCCAGAATGAAGGCCCATCTGCCTGCAGGTCCTATAGCAACTCCTTTTCCACCCTCTGCTCTCCTATCGCCTTCTTCAGCTGCGAGACATGAAAGACTTGATGTATGCGGGCTGTCTCCGGCAACTGAAGCTTGTAGGCCACCTCTCCCACCTTCTGAATAATCTGGAATGGTCCAAAGTATCTGGCCGCCAACTTCGAGTGAAACCTGGTGGTCATTGAAGATTGCCGGTGTGGCCTTATCTTCAAGTAGACCCAATCCCCAACCTCCACATT
This Vigna angularis cultivar LongXiaoDou No.4 chromosome 4, ASM1680809v1, whole genome shotgun sequence DNA region includes the following protein-coding sequences:
- the LOC108331867 gene encoding ferrochelatase-2, chloroplastic gives rise to the protein MNSPLHAPSSSASSSSSSSHVLRPPPGLTHASRNLKNPLLLPHTISTSQKKYRCFGAHIEASFNIIPLKNYKSFRSSPWWSEAQSPVSNQSLNKQLFSVGSLATSTSQDVSDTTRIGDDKIGVLLLNLGGPETLEDVQPFLFNLFSDPDIIRLPRIFSFLQKPLAQFVSIVRAPKSKEGYASIGGGSPLRRMTDAQAEELRNSLWEKNVPAKVYVGMRYWHPFTEEAIEQIKRDGITKLVVLPLYPQFSISTSGSSLRLLENIFRDDEYLVNMQHTVIPSWYQREGYIKAMANLIEKELKSFDCPEEVMIFFSAHGVPLAYVEEAGDPYKVEMEECVDLIMEELETRKITNAYTLAYQSRVGPVEWLRPYTDETIIELGKKGVKSLLAVPISFVSEHIETLEEIDVEYKELALESGIQNWGRVPALGCEPTFISDLADAVIESLPYVGALAASDLEARQSLVPLGSVEELLAAYDTQRKELPPPVLVWEWGWTKSAETWNGRLAMLAVLLLLFFEVTTDKGLLHQFGIWPSLR
- the LOC108331573 gene encoding TOM1-like protein 5 isoform X2, with the protein product MLKLFRAYQCFLAFFLVISIVVSVFTEKEMAAELVNGATSEKLAETDWAKNIEICELVAHDRRQARDVVKAIKKRLGSKHPDTQLYAVMLLEMLMNNIGEHIHEQVIDSGVIPILVKIVKRKSDLPVRERIFLLLDATQTSLGGASGKFPQYYNAYYELVSAGVQFSQRDQVVQSNHPSSQPSRTNNVPNREQAAPRHEVVAPQAESQTVPESSIIQKASNALEVLKEVLDAVDAQNPQGARDEFTLDLVEQCSFQKQRVMHLVMASRDERIVSRAIELNEQLQKVLARHDDLLAGRATATATRFNHEEAEEEEEPEQLVRRLRKGKACARPEDEETETDNPPLGLLGERLNRPLIRPLSIEPQFRDAETRSPPVVIPPSLEADTRSPPVVIPPPRPKQNGDVSNHVAIPPPPAKHVEREKFFQENKDGSNLSGHMRGLSLHSRNGSSSQSGSFDFSE
- the LOC108331573 gene encoding TOM1-like protein 5 isoform X1 codes for the protein MAAELVNGATSEKLAETDWAKNIEICELVAHDRRQARDVVKAIKKRLGSKHPDTQLYAVMLLEMLMNNIGEHIHEQVIDSGVIPILVKIVKRKSDLPVRERIFLLLDATQTSLGGASGKFPQYYNAYYELVSAGVQFSQRDQVVQSNHPSSQPSRTNNVPNREQAAPRHEVVAPQAESQTVPESSIIQKASNALEVLKEVLDAVDAQNPQGARDEFTLDLVEQCSFQKQRVMHLVMASRDERIVSRAIELNEQLQKVLARHDDLLAGRATATATRFNHEEAEEEEEPEQLVRRLRKGKACARPEDEETETDNPPLGLLGERLNRPLIRPLSIEPQFRDAETRSPPVVIPPSLEADTRSPPVVIPPPRPKQNGDVSNHVAIPPPPAKHVEREKFFQENKDGSNLSGHMRGLSLHSRNGSSSQSGSFDFSE